The Coffea eugenioides isolate CCC68of chromosome 8, Ceug_1.0, whole genome shotgun sequence genome has a segment encoding these proteins:
- the LOC113779281 gene encoding disease resistance protein RPM1-like, which translates to MAETVLSFVLRQLSTFLHEEGRLLGGLRQEVQFIKDELGHMRAFLREAEAKEEDAQPRLQEWIKQVREAAYDTEDILDEFVARFARHPATGFYGSVRRIFSSIKNLRARHRVASEIQGIKSRIKSISEAHQRYQSEYGISAQASNSFSAVKNTTWRYSRDDALLVEEAKLVGIDQPKRRLISQLLQGDDYQLKVVSVVGMGGLGKTTLMKKVHEDPDVRRHFPVRAWVTVSETCDFQDLLKDLIRQLHEEGKKPVPQSIESMTTTELKKFVRLFLQQAGRYAIVFDDVWDVEFWNTIKFALPESCCGNRVMLTTRRADVASASCIESRGFVYRMEPLSVEDSRTLFCNKIFNGANCPGHLMDVAKGILDKCEGLPLAILAISGLLASKDVNRIDEWEMVRRSLGGELEGTGKLDRVKKILSLSYSDLPWHLKTCLLYTSICPEDHKIPCNRLVNLWIAERFVEWREGMSIEDVAWGYLSELVNRSLIQVTEVFFEGLPNACRIHDLLREVILLKSREQNMVTITNGQPTTWPSEKVRRLVVHSSSSNNTQHHQQRRSYCFDHLRSFVTFESIVLSKMLLSEVLGSNKLLKVLDLGGQETSEEIPNEIFSLFHLKYLHLGGTRVERVPKAIGKLQHLEYLNLGKTGVRELPMEILKLQKLRFLKVYQLVDSSDDDYGYHGFKAPSNMGGLLALEVLDCIDASSGSIIIKEIGKLTQLRELRITKLRREDGKELCSSLANLTSLRVLSVASIGKGDDHDIIDLNHHHHPSLSSSSSLFLQSLRMLILRGRLEKMPQWVARLHGLLRIDLDWSRLRSEEDPLESLGHLPNLVNINFCGSYQGEGLCFKTGEFLNLKWLHLKRMEGLRWIRVEEGALPRLQTLSLQRLPLLEELPMGIQHLSHLQQLYLSEMSSQLRGKLLENQKEESEAYRRIAHIPEILIGYYTDDRKWRSCNLWAEKKKT; encoded by the coding sequence ATGGCAGAAACAGTTCTCTCTTTTGTTCTGCGTCAACTCTCAACTTTTCTGCACGAGGAGGGACGACTGTTGGGAGGGCTTCGACAAGAGGTTCAATTCATCAAGGATGAGTTGGGGCACATGAGAGCTTTCCTGAGAGAGGcagaagcaaaagaagaagatgCTCAACCCAGGCTCCAAGAATGGATCAAGCAAGTGCGAGAAGCTGCATATGACACTGAAGACATTCTTGATGAATTTGTAGCTCGCTTTGCTCGGCATCCTGCAACAGGATTCTACGGCTCTGTTCGGAGAATTTTCAGCTCCATCAAGAATTTGAGAGCTCGTCATCGAGTTGCTAGCGAAATACAAGGCATCAAGTCCAGAATAAAAAGTATTTCCGAAGCTCATCAAAGATACCAATCTGAATATGGTATCTCTGCCCAAGCGTCCAACTCATTTTCTGCTGTGAAAAACACAACATGGCGTTATAGCAGAGATGATGCACTGCTTGTGGAAGAAGCTAAATTAGTTGGCATTGACCAGCCCAAGAGACGTCTAATTTCTCAGCTCCTCCAAGGCGATGATTACCAACTGAAAGTTGTTTCAGTGGTCGGAATGGGAGGACTTGGCAAAACTACCCTAATGAAAAAAGTCCATGAGGATCCTGACGTTAGAAGGCATTTCCCAGTTCGTGCTTGGGTAACTGTCTCTGAAACATGTGATTTTCAGGATCTCCTGAAAGACTTGATTCGGCAGTTACACGAGGAAGGGAAGAAACCAGTCCCACAATCGATCGAGTCCATGACTACCACTGAGCTGAAAAAATTTGTCAGACTCTTTCTTCAACAAGCTGGAAGGTATGCAATTGTTTTTGATGATGTATGGGACGTGGAATTTTGGAATACCATCAAATTTGCACTGCCCGAGAGCTGCTGTGGCAACCGTGTCATGCTAACAACTCGAAGAGCTGATGTAGCCTCTGCCTCTTGCATTGAATCTCGAGGTTTTGTCTACAGAATGGAGCCACTATCTGTTGAGGATTCAAGGACCTTGTTTTGCAACAAGATCTTTAACGGTGCTAATTGCCCTGGCCATTTGATGGATGTTGCCAAAGGTATATTGGACAAATGTGAGGGCTTGCCCCTTGCGATTCTTGCAATCAGCGGGCTTTTGGCTTCGAAAGATGTAAACAGAATAGATGAATGGGAGATGGTTCGACGTAGTCTTGGGGGTGAATTAGAAGGCACTGGTAAGCTGGACAGAGTTAAAAAGATACTCTCTCTTAGTTATAGTGACCTGCCTTGGCATCTCAAGACATGTCTGTTATACACAAGCATTTGTCCAGAGGATCACAAAATACCATGCAATAGACTTGTTAATTTGTGGATTGCTGAAAGGTTCGTAGAATGGAGAGAAGGAATGAGCATTGAAGACGTAGCCTGGGGTTATCTCAGTGAACTCGTCAATAGAAGCCTAATTCAAGTGACTGAAGTGTTTTTTGAGGGATTGCCCAACGCTTGTCGAATCCATGACCTATTGAGAGAAGTTATTCTTCTCAAGTCAAGGGAACAAAACATGGTCACAATTACTAATGGACAGCCGACGACGTGGCCGTCCGAGAAGGTACGCCGTCTAGTAGTCCATAGTAGTAGCAGTAACAACACCCAGCACCACCAACAAAGACGAAGTTATTGCTTTGATCACCTTCGGTCGTTCGTTACATTTGAATCCATAGTACTATCCAAAATGTTGTTATCTGAAGTTTTAGGGAGTAACAAGTTGTTAaaggttttggatttgggtggtCAAGAGACATCGGAGGAAATACCAAATGAGATTTTCAGCTTGTTTCATCTCAAGTATCTACACCTAGGGGGTACGAGAGTGGAGAGAGTCCCGAAAGCCATTGGGAAGCTTCAACATTTGGAGTATTTGAATTTGGGAAAAACTGGAGTTAGGGAATTACCCATGGAAATCCTAAAGCTGCAAAAACTTCGGTTTCTCAAAGTATATCAACTAGTTGATTCTTCCGATGATGATTATGGATATCATGGGTTTAAAGCTCCATCGAATATGGGAGGGCTTCTTGCCTTAGAAGTATTAGACTGCATAGATGCTAGTAGTGGATCTATAATAATTAAGGAGATAGGAAAGCTAACCCAATTAAGAGAATTACGTATTACAAAGTTAAGAAGAGAAGATGGAAAGGAGCTCTGTTCCTCCCTTGCCAACCTCACCAGTCTTCGGGTATTAAGCGTTGCTTCAATTGGGAAAGGTGATGATCATGATATAATCGATctaaatcatcatcatcatccttctctttcttcttcttcttctttgtttcttCAATCTCTTCGTATGCTAATTTTGCGTGGCCGCTTAGAAAAGATGCCACAATGGGTAGCTCGTCTTCACGGCTTGCTAAGAATAGATTTGGACTGGAGTAGGTTAAGGAGTGAGGAGGATCCGCTTGAATCCCTCGGACATTTGCCGAATTTGGTTAATATTAATTTCTGTGGATCTTACCAGGGAGAAGGGTTGTGTTTCAAGACTGGAGAGTTCCTAAATCTGAAGTGGTTGCACTTAAAGAGAATGGAAGGGTTGAGATGGATTAGAGTGGAGGAGGGTGCATTGCCTCGTCTCCAAACGCTATCTCTGCAAAGACTTCCATTACTAGAGGAGTTGCCTATGGGTATTCAGCACTTGAGCCATCTTCAACAGCTGTATTTGTCTGAGATGAGTTCTCAATTGAGAGGGAAGCTATTAGAGAATCAGAAGGAAGAAAGTGAAGCTTACAGAAGAATCGCACACATTCCTGAAATTCTCATTGGTTACTATACCGATGATAGGAAATGGAGAAGCTGCAACCTGTGGGCggagaagaagaaaacataA
- the LOC113779186 gene encoding uncharacterized protein LOC113779186, whose product MSGAQGAQPKESFTATTYESKDGGENKPRTDLYSKEDEGYVEVDKIQEKVEDPVGKGGPVFGAGKDDGKEDLGVTGTG is encoded by the coding sequence ATGTCAGGGGCACAAGGAGCACAACCAAAGGAGTCCTTTACGGCTACAACGTATGAATCAAAAGATGGAGGAGAGAACAAGCCCAGAACCGACCTTTATTCCAAGGAGGATGAGGGCTATGTTGAGGTTGATAAAATTCAGGAGAAAGTAGAGGATCCTGTGGGCAAGGGAGGTCCTGTTTTTGGTGCTGGCAAGGATGATGGCAAGGAGGACTTGGGTGTTACTGGAACTGGTTAA